The genomic region AGCGCTGTGACCCCCGCTGGAGGCGACACCGCGGCGGGCCGCTCCTGGCCCCTGCTGTTGAACGGTCTGCTGGACCGCCGGGACCTGACCGCCGACGACACCGCGTGGGCGATGGACCTGATCATGCGCGGCGAGGCGACGGACGCCCAGATCGCCGGACTCGTGGTGGCGCTGCGGGCCAAGGGCGAGACCGTCGAGGAGATCGCCGGATTCGTCCGTGCCATGTACGAGCACGCCAACGTGATCGAGGTGCCGGGCCCGGCCGTCGACATCGTCGGCACGGGCGGCGACGGGGCGAAGACCGTCAACATCTCCACGATGTCGGCGATCGTCATCGCCGGCACCGGTGCGAAGGTCGTCAAGCACGGCAACCGCGCGGCGTCGTCGGCGTCCGGGGCGTCGGACGTGCTGGAGAAGCTCGGCGTCAATCTGGAGCTGCCGACGCACCGGGTGGCCCAGGTCGCCGAGGAGGCCGGGATCACCTTCTGCTTCGCGGCGAAGTTCCACCCGGCGATGCGCCACGCGGGCGCGGCACGCGGCCAGTTGGGCATCCGGACGATCTTCAACGTCCTCGGTCCGCTGACCAACCCCGCGAAGGTGCGGGCCCAGGCCGTCGGTGTCGCGGACCCGCGCATGGCACCGATCGTCGCGGGCGTCTTCGCCGAGCGCGGCCACTCGTCCCTGGTCTTCCGGGGTGACGACGGCCTCGACGAACTGACCACCACCGCCACGTCCAGAGTGTGGGTCGTCCGCGACGGCAAGGTGACCGAGGAGGCCTTCGACCCGCGCGACGTGGGCCTCGAACTCGTCCCCGTGGAGGCCCTGCGCGGGGCGGACGCCTCCTACAACGCGGAGGTCGCCCGCCGTCTGCTGGACGGCGAGACGGGCCCGGTCCGCGACGCGGTCCTGCTGAACTCGGCGGCGGCCCTGGTGGCCCTCGAACCCGGCCCGGGGACGCTCGCCGAGCAGATCCGCGCCGGCATGGCGAAGGCGGCCGCATCGATCGACTCCGGGGCCGCCAAGCGGACCCTGGAGCGGTGGGTGGCGGCGAGCAACGCGTAGCGCGGGGTGTCCCGCAATCCGGACGCGGGTTGCGGGACCTCGATCATTCCCGTACGTTCCTGCACAGGTCATGAGTGACAGTCATGAGGCCCCGGCCGACTGTCCGGCAACCCTCCGTCCGTGGCGGGGTGCCCCGGGTGAAGACCAGGCCGTAGGCAGCGAGGTCTACGGCAAGCGCGGACCCCTCACGAAACCAGGGGTCCTGGTCGTCGAGGAGTCTTCCGTGAGCAAGCGAATGCGCTAGGGCCGCAGAGCCCCGCCTCCGCACACCCTCTTTCTCTCCACCCCAGGTCTCTCACGGGAGTCAGCCATGTCCGTCTCCACCGTTGCCACCGCCCCGTCCATTTGTGCACCGCTGCCCGTTCTGGGACGGGATGTCACCGTTCCGCTCGTGACCGGCGGCGAGGTCACCTACGCCGCGCTCGACTACGCCGCCAGCGCCCCCGCGCTCCAGCGGGTCTGGGACGACGTCGCCGCCTACGCGCCGTACTACGGCAGCGTCCACCGCGGCGCCGGGTACCTCTCCCAGCTGTCGACCGACCTGTTCGAGAACGCCCGCCGGACGGTCGCGGAGTTCCTCGGCTGCCGGGACGACGACCAGGTCGTCTTCACCCGGTCCACCACCGACTCCCTCAACCTCCTCGCCGCCGCGCTCCCGGCCGGCTGCCAGGTCTTCGTCTTCGAGACCGAGCACCACGCCTCCCTGCTGCCCTGGCGCGACGCCCGCGTCACGTACCTCGACGCCCCGCGCAGCCCCCGCCAGGCCGTCGAGACCCTTAAGCGGGCCCTCGCCGACCGCGAGCCCCACGGGCCGGCCCTCGTCTGCGTCACCGGCGCCTCGAACGTCACCGGCGAGCTGTGGCCCGTTCGGGAACTCGCGGCGGCAGCGCACGCCCACGGCGCCCGGATCGTGCTCGACGCCGCCCAGCTGGCCCCGCACCACCCCGTGTCCGCCCGGGACCTCGACGTCGACTGGGTCGCCTTCTCCGGGCACAAGCTGTACGCGCCCTTCGGCTCCGGCGTGCTGGCCGGGCGGGCCGACTGGCTGCGCGAGGCCGACCCGTACCTCGCGGGCGGCGGCGCCAGCCGCAAGGTCACCCGGCGCACGGACGGGGGAGTGGACGTCGAGTGGCACGAGAGCGCCGCCCGTCACGAGGCCGGATCGCCCAACGTCATCGGCGCCTACGCCGTGGCCTCCGCCTGCAAGGCGCTGACGGAGGCGGGCTTCGACACCCTCGTCGCCCGCGAGCAGTACCTGGTGGGGAAGGTGCGGGACGGGCTCGCCGACGTCCCTCAGGTGCGGTTCCTGTCCCTGTTCGGGGACGACGCCCCGCGCGTCGGTGTGCTCTCCTTCGTCGTCGAGGGCTGGAACAGCTCGCACTTCGCCGCCGCGCTCTCCGCCGAGTACGGCATCGGCGTGCGGGACGGGCTGTTCTGCGCCCATCCGCTGGTGCGCACGCTGCTCGGCAACGACCCGCAGACGCAGGGCGAGTGCGGTTCACCGGAGGCGGCTCCCGGCGAGAAGTCCCTCAACGCCATCCGCGTGAGCT from Streptomyces chartreusis NRRL 3882 harbors:
- the trpD gene encoding anthranilate phosphoribosyltransferase; translation: MSAVTPAGGDTAAGRSWPLLLNGLLDRRDLTADDTAWAMDLIMRGEATDAQIAGLVVALRAKGETVEEIAGFVRAMYEHANVIEVPGPAVDIVGTGGDGAKTVNISTMSAIVIAGTGAKVVKHGNRAASSASGASDVLEKLGVNLELPTHRVAQVAEEAGITFCFAAKFHPAMRHAGAARGQLGIRTIFNVLGPLTNPAKVRAQAVGVADPRMAPIVAGVFAERGHSSLVFRGDDGLDELTTTATSRVWVVRDGKVTEEAFDPRDVGLELVPVEALRGADASYNAEVARRLLDGETGPVRDAVLLNSAAALVALEPGPGTLAEQIRAGMAKAAASIDSGAAKRTLERWVAASNA
- a CDS encoding aminotransferase class V-fold PLP-dependent enzyme, yielding MSVSTVATAPSICAPLPVLGRDVTVPLVTGGEVTYAALDYAASAPALQRVWDDVAAYAPYYGSVHRGAGYLSQLSTDLFENARRTVAEFLGCRDDDQVVFTRSTTDSLNLLAAALPAGCQVFVFETEHHASLLPWRDARVTYLDAPRSPRQAVETLKRALADREPHGPALVCVTGASNVTGELWPVRELAAAAHAHGARIVLDAAQLAPHHPVSARDLDVDWVAFSGHKLYAPFGSGVLAGRADWLREADPYLAGGGASRKVTRRTDGGVDVEWHESAARHEAGSPNVIGAYAVASACKALTEAGFDTLVAREQYLVGKVRDGLADVPQVRFLSLFGDDAPRVGVLSFVVEGWNSSHFAAALSAEYGIGVRDGLFCAHPLVRTLLGNDPQTQGECGSPEAAPGEKSLNAIRVSFGAGTPDEHVERFVRAVKELVTDGARWNYRTEDGRCVPDRSA